In the genome of Opitutia bacterium, one region contains:
- a CDS encoding FecR domain-containing protein, protein MNPADPNHSASDPIAHAAAEWVLRLDRGLTPAEQDAYTQWLAADPRHREALATARWGWDELDRLTGIQDSVHAVPDPDLLRPRRRAARVLRFWPQALGLAAAVALAAVLWWPRAASMISPPVERAPSYALAAPIEKRTLEDGTVVSLNRGAVLEVNFAPEERRVHLVRGEANFAVAKNPLRPFIVQAAGVNVRAVGTEFNVRLDPKAVEVLVTEGKVEVTPPPAAAAVRTTPPLVEEGQRTVVSLEPSAAAPQVLRVDAAERERALAWQPRLLDFTDQPLADIVAEFNRRNPVQLVLADPSLRALRLTVTFRSDNVEAFVRLMESDFGMRADWRGETEIALSRQ, encoded by the coding sequence ATGAACCCCGCCGACCCCAATCACTCCGCTTCCGATCCGATCGCCCACGCCGCCGCCGAATGGGTGCTGCGTCTCGATCGCGGTCTCACTCCCGCCGAACAGGACGCCTACACGCAATGGCTCGCCGCCGACCCTCGCCACCGCGAGGCGCTGGCCACGGCGCGCTGGGGCTGGGACGAGCTCGATCGTCTCACCGGCATTCAGGATTCGGTTCACGCCGTGCCCGATCCGGATCTGCTGCGGCCGCGCCGTCGCGCGGCTCGCGTGCTGCGGTTCTGGCCGCAGGCGCTCGGGCTCGCCGCGGCCGTCGCACTGGCCGCCGTCCTCTGGTGGCCGCGCGCCGCTTCGATGATTTCGCCGCCGGTCGAGCGCGCGCCGTCCTACGCACTCGCGGCGCCGATCGAGAAACGCACGCTGGAGGACGGCACGGTCGTCTCGCTGAACCGCGGCGCGGTGCTCGAAGTGAATTTCGCCCCCGAAGAGCGGCGTGTGCATCTCGTGCGCGGCGAAGCGAACTTCGCCGTCGCGAAGAATCCGCTGCGCCCGTTCATCGTCCAAGCCGCCGGCGTCAACGTTCGCGCCGTCGGCACCGAATTCAACGTCCGCCTCGACCCGAAAGCGGTCGAGGTCCTCGTCACCGAGGGCAAGGTCGAGGTCACGCCGCCGCCCGCCGCAGCGGCGGTGCGCACGACTCCGCCGCTCGTGGAGGAAGGCCAGCGCACGGTCGTCTCGCTCGAGCCGTCCGCGGCCGCGCCGCAGGTTCTGCGCGTGGACGCGGCCGAGCGGGAGCGCGCGCTCGCGTGGCAGCCGCGGCTGCTCGACTTCACCGATCAGCCGCTCGCGGACATCGTCGCCGAGTTCAACCGTCGCAATCCGGTGCAGCTCGTCCTGGCCGATCCCTCGCTGCGCGCGCTCCGCCTCACGGTCACCTTTCGCTCGGACAACGTCGAAGCGTTCGTCCGCCTCATGGAGTCCGATTTCGGCATGCGCGCCGACTGGCGTGGCGAGACGGAGATCGCCCTGAGCCGCCAGTGA
- a CDS encoding TlpA family protein disulfide reductase: protein MKSLLCLLVLAVTALAQPSPPSAPATNDPELQEILRQSSDRSVLQKPELSPRERWLTYDAASVVLLGQVRAYLAKHPTGSEHAEAALALVKRGAMFITAIDPAFDQNAKRDYLTFDEDKQRAFAAETKALLERVRADQTATTEQRARAGRELVMRAMDKAETAAELDAIQRQIEQLATEGLDESSLTRLQSEVFYPYSGFGVEAYAAYLDRVAQSPSATLSATAKEAKADLDKVRQGLGKIKFTSADGREVDLAKLKGKVVLIDFWATWCGPCIAELPHLLETYAKYHDQGFEIIGVAFENAGVVTEAELPRLRTRTPDAKADLPEEVARKIEAARTKLLKFTAEHKMPWPQHLDGKYWQNEFGVYFGIRAVPSMFLVGRDGQLASTNARGDKLEAEVKRLLAL from the coding sequence ATGAAATCACTCCTCTGTCTCCTCGTCCTCGCCGTCACGGCACTCGCTCAACCGTCGCCGCCATCGGCGCCCGCCACCAACGATCCCGAGCTGCAGGAGATCCTGCGACAGTCGAGCGATCGATCCGTGCTGCAAAAGCCCGAGCTCTCCCCCCGCGAACGTTGGCTCACCTACGACGCGGCCAGCGTTGTGCTTCTCGGGCAGGTCCGCGCCTATCTCGCGAAACATCCGACCGGGTCGGAGCATGCCGAGGCGGCACTCGCACTGGTCAAGCGCGGCGCCATGTTCATCACGGCGATCGATCCCGCGTTCGACCAGAATGCCAAGCGCGACTACCTCACGTTCGACGAAGACAAACAGCGTGCGTTCGCGGCGGAGACCAAGGCCTTGCTCGAGCGCGTGCGCGCCGACCAGACCGCGACGACCGAGCAACGAGCGCGCGCCGGACGCGAGCTGGTGATGCGGGCGATGGACAAGGCCGAGACCGCGGCCGAACTTGACGCGATTCAGCGGCAGATCGAACAGCTCGCCACCGAAGGACTCGACGAATCCTCGCTCACGAGGCTCCAGTCGGAAGTGTTTTATCCCTATTCCGGATTCGGCGTGGAAGCCTACGCCGCTTATCTCGATCGCGTGGCGCAAAGCCCGTCCGCCACTCTGAGCGCGACTGCGAAAGAGGCCAAGGCCGACCTCGACAAAGTCCGTCAGGGCTTGGGCAAAATCAAATTCACCAGCGCCGATGGACGCGAAGTGGATCTCGCGAAGCTGAAGGGCAAAGTGGTGTTGATCGACTTCTGGGCCACGTGGTGCGGCCCCTGCATCGCCGAGCTGCCGCACCTCCTCGAGACCTACGCGAAGTATCACGATCAGGGTTTCGAGATCATTGGCGTGGCATTCGAGAACGCCGGCGTCGTCACCGAAGCGGAACTCCCGCGTCTTCGCACCCGGACCCCCGACGCCAAGGCCGACTTGCCCGAGGAAGTTGCGCGCAAGATCGAAGCGGCCCGGACGAAGCTCTTGAAGTTCACCGCCGAGCACAAGATGCCATGGCCGCAACACCTCGACGGCAAATACTGGCAGAACGAGTTCGGCGTCTATTTCGGCATTCGCGCGGTTCCATCGATGTTTCTCGTCGGCCGGGACGGCCAGCTCGCCAGCACGAACGCGCGCGGCGACAAGCTCGAGGCCGAGGTGAAGCGCCTGCTGGCGCTCTGA
- a CDS encoding sigma-70 family RNA polymerase sigma factor, with protein MSDVEDVVQDAYARLMRAHASGPIANPKAFLFVTARNLALNHLRHQGYERPAGATEVDPLSVLDDALGAPETLTRREDFQVLIDAIQSLPDRCRQVVTLRKIYGLSQRETAERLGITENTVEAQGAIGLRKCIEFFRRRGHDRAVRT; from the coding sequence GTGAGCGATGTGGAAGACGTCGTGCAAGACGCCTACGCCCGGCTCATGCGCGCCCACGCTTCCGGCCCCATCGCCAATCCGAAGGCGTTCCTCTTTGTCACTGCGCGCAACCTCGCCCTCAACCACCTCCGCCATCAAGGCTACGAGCGCCCTGCCGGGGCCACGGAAGTCGATCCGCTGAGTGTCTTGGATGATGCCCTCGGCGCGCCGGAGACGCTGACGCGACGCGAGGATTTTCAAGTCCTGATCGACGCCATCCAGTCCCTGCCGGATCGCTGCCGCCAAGTGGTGACGCTCCGCAAAATCTACGGCCTTTCGCAGCGCGAGACCGCCGAGCGCCTCGGCATCACCGAAAACACCGTCGAGGCGCAGGGCGCCATCGGCCTGCGCAAGTGCATCGAATTTTTCCGCCGTCGGGGCCACGACCGCGCCGTGCGAACATGA